The genomic DNA GCGTCGGTGATGCGATGAGCTTGGAGAGTATAAAAGATGAAAGCCACTTCACTGAGCCGCCTTCAAGGTATTCTGAAGCTGGACTTGTCAAAAAGCTTGAAAGTCTTGGGATCGGCAGACCTAGCACTTACGCGCCGACTATTTCGCTTCTTACAAGCAGAGATTATGTCAAAAGCGAGAAAAAACAGCTCATACCGACCGAAATCGCATTTAGCATCACAGATATGCTTGAAAAGCACTTTAACGATATAGTTGATAGCGAATTTACTTCAAAAATGGAAGAAAAACTCGACGATATAGCCGAAAATAAAGCCGACTGGCAAGAGGTTTTGTCTAAATTTTATCATCCATTTATAGAAAAAATTGATGATGGCAAAAAAAATATCAAAAGCCAAAAAACAGCTGAGCCAATAGGTGAAAAATGCCCTGATTGTGGTGGTGAGCTTGTCAAAAGAAAAGGTAGATTTGGCGAGTTTATAGCTTGTTTAAATTTCCCAAAATGCAAATACTCAAGAAACCTAAATAATGAGGTTAAATTTGAGAAAAAAGAGCCGCAAAAAATAGGTGTCAAATGCCCTGATTGTGGCGGAGAGATCGTGGAGAGATTTGGTAAAAAGGGCAAATTTTTTGGTTGTTTAAACTACCCAAAATGCAACTTCATAAGCAAATACGCTCCGACAAATATCCCATGCCCACAATGTGGCAAAATGATGGTGCTAAAAGAGCTTAAAAAAGGCAATTTCCACGAGTGCTTGGAGTGCAAATTTAAAGAAGAGGCGAAATAATGAATAAAGTAGTAATGCTATGTGCGATTTGTAATGTAAGTAGTGGAAACTGCGCTGAAGACTGTGCTTATTGCACTCAAAGCGCACACGTCAAAGCCGATATAACCAAATTTAAGAAAAAAGAACTTGAGCAAATTTTGCTTGAAGCAAAGATGGCTAGAGCAAACCATGCGCTTGGATTTTGTCTTGTGACAAGTGGTAGGAGCTTGGATGATAAAAAGCTTGATTTTATCTGTGAAACTGCAAAAATGCTTCAAAAAGAAACACCCGAACTTATGCTAATTGCATGTAATGGAAGTGCGAGCTATGAGAGTTTAAAAGAGCTTAAAAAAGCTGGAGTCTTTAGCTATAATCACAATCTTGAAACAAGCCGCGAATACTTCCCAAAAATCTGCTCAACTCACACTTGGGATGAGAGATATGAGACAAATTTAAACGCCAAAAAAGCTGGACTTGAGCTTTGCTGCGGTGGGATTTATGGTCTTGGAGAAAGCGAGGCTGATAGAGTTAGCTTTAGAAGCTCACTTAGAGAGCTTGAGCCTTTTACAAGCCCAGTAAATTTCTTCATCCCAAATCCAGCACTCAAAATCAAAGAGCCAAAACTAAGTGTAGATGAGGCTTTAAAAATCCTAAATGACACTGCTAAAGCCCTGCCAAATACTCGTATAATGGTAGCTGGCGGTAGAGAGGTCGTGCTTGGCGACAGACAATATGAAATCTTGCAAAACGGCGCTAGCGCTATCGTGGTTGGGGATTATCTTACTACAAGTGGAGAGGTCGCTAGCAAGGACATAGAAGCGCTTAGACAAAGAGGTTTTGAGTTTGCATCAAAGTGCCACTAACGAACTTTCGATCCTTTTAGTTCTAGCATTTATTATCTTCTTGTCGCCTTATTTTTCTAAGGTGACAAAGATCCCTGTGGCTCCAGTAGAGATTATTTTAGGTATTTTGTTTGGCTATTTTGGGCTTTTGCCAGATAGCAATCTTTTTAAAATAGTAGCCGAGGTTGGATTTTTTTACCTTATGTTTTTAGCTGGAACCGAAATCGATCTAAAATCGTTTTTTAAAATTGATAAATCTATCTTAAAACTTATATTATCTTATATTGCTTTATTATACGTCATCGCAACTATCTTAGGAGCTTGGATAGAGCCTGCATTTTTGGTCTTTATAGTCGTGCCACTTATGAGCGTGGGCGTGCTTTCGACACTTTTTAAAGAGTATGGCAAGGATGAGCCTTGGCTAAATTTAGCTATGATTACTGGAAGTGTGGGCGAGGTTTTTAGCATCGTTATTCTTACTTTGGTTGGTGCATATGTGGAGTTTGGTAACAGTGGAGAGTTTTATACTAGTATAAATTATCTTATTTTGTTTATTGTGCTTTGTGTGCTTGGATTTAAGGGGCTTGAAGTGCTGTTTTGGTGGTATCCAAATCTCAAAGTCCATCTCATGCCACACTCTGATAAAGATGAAAAAGACATTAGGCTTTCTATGGCACTGTTTTTTGCCACTGTCGCTGTGATGATATATCTGAATTTAGAAATAGCCTTTGGGGCATTCATCGCTGGAAGCTTCATTGCGACGTTTTTTGATCACAAAAAAGACCTGCCACACAAGCTTGGAAGCTTTGGATTTGGCTTTTTGGTGCCGACGTTTTTTGTCTATATAGGCTCGACTGTAGATCTTAGATATATTTTTGTGCCTGGAGTGCTTGACAATGCCCTTTTAATGCTGGTTTTTATGACGCTTATTCGCGTGCTGGCTTCATTCATACTTATAAAAAAACTTGGTGGATATGGAAGCGTTTTATTTGGGCTTTCTTTATCTATGCCACTAACTCTTCTTATCGCGACCGCGACTATCGCATATAATGCTAAAAACATCACTCAAGAGCTGTATTTTGCATTTATTTTGGCTAGTTTATTTGAAGCAATTGTTTCTATGGTAATGATAAAAATTATCTTCTATTTTAAAAATAGACTTAAAAGCTCAAGTTAGTATTTGATAATGATTTTTTTTAAATAAATTTTAGGTAGAATGTGGATAAATTTATGATAAAGGATAAAAATGAGTAACACAGTAACACTTACAGACAATAGAAATGGCAAAAGTTATGAGTTTCCTATACTAGATGGAACAAAAGGTCCTAGCGTTATTGATATTTCGAGTCTTTACAAAGATACTGGAATGTTTACATTTGATAGAGGGTATACAAGCACAGCTATGTGTCGCTCAGCAATCACCTATATAGATGGTGAAAAAGGCGAACTTATGCATAGAGGCTATGATATAGCTTGGCTTGCTAAAAACAAAATGTACCTTGATTTGGTCTATTTGTTGTTTTACAAACACTTGCCAAGTCAAGATGAATTTGTTTCATTCAAAAAAGATCTAAAAGAGAGAAGCTATCTAAATGAAAAGATGCTAAAACTTTTTGATTGTTTTCCAGACAAGGCTCATCCAATGGCAGTTTTGCAAGCCTGCGTGGCTACAATGAGTGCATACTATAAAAGAGATATGAACTTTGATGATATGCATGATTATATGGAGCTTGCTAAACGTTTGGTCGCCAAAATCCCTACTTTTATAGCGTTTCATTATCGCCATACTAGAGGTTTTCCGACTATTTATCCAGATTTGGATCGTGGATTTACTGAAAATTTCTTGTATATGCTAAGAGCCTTTCCACACAATAAAGTAGAGCTTCGTCCAATTGAAGCAAAGGCTTTTGACACTGTGCTTATGCTTCATGCTGACCACGAGCAAAATGCTTCAACAACTACAGTTAGAACAGTTGGCTCAACTCACGCTCATCCATATTCTTGTATAAGTGCAGGTATCGGTGCACTTTGGGGTCACGCACATGGCGGGGCAAACGAAGGCGTTATCAGACAGCTTGAGATGATAGGTTCAGTTGATAGAGTAGATGAGTTTATCAAAAGAGCAAAAGACCACAACGATCCATTCCGTTTAATGGGCTTTGGACACAGAGTTTATAAAAACTTTGATCCAAGAGCAAAGGTTCTAAAAGGTCTTAGAGATCAGCTTATAAATGAAATAGGAATCGACAGCAATCTTATAAAAGTTGCAACAAGAATAGAAGAGATAGCACTAAATGATGAGTATTTCATCTCAAGAAATCTATATCCAAACGTCGATTTCCACTCAGGTCTAATCCTAAAAGCTTTAGGTATTCCAAATGAGATGTTTGCGGCTATCTTTGTCATGGGTAGGGTTCCAGGTTGGCTTAGCCAATGGATGGAGCTAAAAGCTCAAGACACTATAAAAATAGTTCGCCCAAGACAACTTTACGTAGGGCCAACTTGTCCTCCAGAGGCTTAATGAACGAACTTCTTGATTTAGCTCTCCTGGCTGCTAAGGCAGCTGGAGCGGCTATCTTAAAACACTACGAAAAATACGAAATAACTTACAAAAGTGACCACTCTCCACTCACTAGTGCAGATCTTGCGGCCAATGAAGTGATTTTTAAAATCCTTGAAAAATCAAATATTCCAGTTTGCTCAGAAGAGCAAATTTTAGACTTCAAATTTAGGGATTTTAACTCCAAATTTTGGCTTATAGATCCGCTTGATGGGACAAAAGAATTTATAGCCAAAAATGGTCAGTTTTGCGTCTGCATTGCTTTAATAGAGTTTGGCAGACCAGTTCTTGGCGTGATTTATGCGCCTTGCACGGACGAGATTTTTTATAGCGTGGGCGAGGGCAAAGTTTATAAAAACGGCGAACAAATTTCAACCAAACCAAACTCAAAAAATATCATTTCAGGCAACTCAAGCTATTCAAAAAGGAACGAGCTAATAGCGGCTAAATTTGGGCTAAATATCATAAAATGCGGTTCTGCGATTAAATTTTGTCGTTTGGCTGAGGGCGGGGCAAGTGTGTATGCTAGGTTTTGTGCTTCTTGCCTTTGGGACACGGGCGCTGGGGAGTTTTTGCTAGAGCAAAGTGGCGGCGTGATGGTGTCTTTAAATGATTTTAAGCCGTTAAATTATGCTAAGTCAGAGACAAAAAACGACTATTTTTTGGCATTAAATAGCTCACAAGCTCCAAATTTAGATGAGTATTTGAAATTTATAAAACCTCTCATTAAATTATAATAAATTTTATTTTTCAGTGTAAATTTTGTATGCTATTCCCAAATTTCTGCCAAAAATCCATTCGGATTTTTTGTAGCAGAAATTTTGTTTCCATCTTGTTTCCAAGTGTGGTTAAAATGCCACAAAACATTCAAAAGGAGACAAAATGTTAAAAAAAATCGCACTGTTTACAGCTACAAGCATATTGGCACTAAATTTAAGTGCAAGTGACAAAATCATAGGTCAAGGCGCTACATTCCCACTTCCAGTATATAAAGAGTGGAGCAAACTTTACTACCAAGCAACAAAAAATCAAGTTACTTACAATGGCGGTGGCAGCGGCAAGGGCATCTCAGCTATCACAGATAGAAACGGCGAGTTTGGCGGAAGCGATTCACCGCTTAAAAATGCTGAGTTGCAAGAGAAAAAACTTCTTCAATTCCCAGCCATCATCGGTAGCGTGGTACTTGCTTATAATCTAGATGGCGTAAAAGATGGTGAGCTAAAATTAAGCTCAGACGTGGTTGCTGGGATATTTTCAGGTAAAATCACAAAATGGAGCGACGCGCTTATCAAAAAAGACAATCCAAATTTAAGCTTACCAGATGCAGATATTGTCCCAGTAGTCAGAAGTGATTCAAGCGGAACTACATTTAACTTCACAAGCTACCTATCAAAAGCAAATGAGGAATGGGCTACAAAATACGGCGCAAACAAAAGCATAAACTGGGGAGCAAAAGTCACTCCAGCAGCAGGAAATCCACTAGTAGCTAGCACAATAAAACAAATCCCAAATTCAATCGGCTACATAGAATATGCTTATAAGCTTTCAACAAGATTAAACGCTGCAACCTTGCAAACTAAAAGTGGTGACTGGGCAGAGCCAACTCCTGAGAACTTTGCAAGAGCTGCCGCAAACTCAAATTTCAAAATCTCTGAGAACTTTTACGATGTCTTAGCTTACGCAAATGGAGCAAAAAGCTATCCTATCGTCGCAGCTACATTTATCTTAGTACCAAGCGACAAAGCTGAAAATACAAAAAAAGTTACTAAGTTTTTCAAATGGGCATTTAGTGATGCAAAAGCTTTAGACGCAGCTAAAAAACTTGGTTATGAACCGCTTCCAAAAGTCACAACTGATATGATTGAAGAGTATTGGAACAAAAACGGTATTAACCCAAAAAACTAATCCAAAGAAAACAATATGAATAGAGCAAAAAACAAGGTTGCCGAGATTATATTTTTTAACGCCACTAGAGTATCAGTAACGCTGGTTTTAGTGGCGCTTCTAGCTATTTTTGTATCTTTGCTTTATAAGGCCTATCCAGCTTTTAGTGAGTTTGGATTTGGCTTTATTACAAGCTCAGCTTGGGATACAAATAAAGGTGAATTTGGCGCACTTTCTAGCATTTATGGAACTGTCGTTTCGACCTTTATTGCTATGCTTCTTGCAACTCCAGTTGCCATAGGCATAGCAATATTTTTAACACAAATCGCACCACACAAAATAAGAAACTTTTTTAGCATAAATATTGAACTACTTGCTGCGATTCCTAGCATAGTTTATGGAATGTGGGGTTTTATATATTTTGTTCCGTTAGTCAGAGATGTTTTTGGCGGGACTGGATTTGGCTTGCTCACTGGCGGTATGGTGCTAGCTGTTATGATACTTCCATTTATCGCTTCAGTTTCAAGAGATGCTATGGCGACAACTCCTGAAATCCTAAAAGAATCAGCCTACGCTCTTGGTGCTACTAGATTTGACACCATAAAAGACGTTGTTTTTCCATACGCTAAATCTGGCATCATAGGTTCAGTTATTTTAGCTCTTGGTAGGGCTTTTGGTGAGACTATGGCTGTTGCGTTTTTGATAGGTGGGATTTCAAAGCTGCCAGAGTCTATAACAGACCCAGCCACGTCGATACCGGTGGCTTTGGCAACCCAGTTTGGTGAGGCTATGGGAAATGAAATTTACGAAAGTAGCTTGTTTTATCTAGCGCTTATTTTATTTGTGATTAGCTTTGCTAGTATTGCTGTGGCTAAATTCGTCTTTTTACGAAGAAGGGATACAAAATGAATAAGCAAACCCTCCAAAAAATGGCAAGAAAAAGAGTAATGATAGATAATCTTGTCAAATTTGTAAGCATAACTTTTACTGTATTTGGACTATGCTTTTTGTTTTGGATTATTGCGACTGTTATCGTAAAAGGAATGGCTGGATTTAGCCTTAGCTTATTTACTGATGTGAGTGCGTTTGGTGGGCTTGGCAACGCCTTTTTGGGGCAACTGCAATTAGTTGGCGTGGCGTGCATTGTCGGTATTCCAGTTGGGCTCTTAGCAGGAACTTATATAAGCGAATATGGAACAAACCAAAAAACTCTAAATTTTATCAGAAATATCAGTGATATTATGATGAGTACTCCAAGTATCGTAATAGGTGCTTTTGCTTATGCACTTTTGGTGCGTCCATTTAACTCATATAGTGGCTGGGCTGGAAGCTTTGCGCTGGCTATCATGATGATACCTGTGATTTTAAAAACAACTGATGATATGCTAGCCCTCGTACCAAAAACCCTAAGAGAAGCTAGCTTCGCTCTTGGTGCGACTAAATTTAAATGTATCACAAGTGTGGTTTTTAGAGCTGCTAAAAATGGACTTCTAACTGGGGTTATACTCTCCATAGCAAGAGTGGCGGGCGAGACTGCGCCTTTGCTTTTTACAAGCTCAAACTCAAACTTTTTCTCATTTGATATGAGCTCAGCTGTGCCGTCTTTGACTGTTAGTATTTATGATTTTTCTCAGCTTCCTGATGAGAGTTTAAACGCAGTAGCATGGGCTGGAGCGCTTGTTTTAGCAGTGTTTGTTCTAGGTGTAAATATCCTAGGAAGATTTTTGATAAGAAAATAAAGGAAAAATATGTCAAATTTAGCATTAGATATAAAAGATTTTTCATTTTGGTATGCAAAATCACAAAGTCCAAGTCTAAAAAATATAAATTTACCAATCCAAAAAGGCAAAGTAACAGCTCTCATTGGCCCAAGCGGTTGTGGCAAATCCACGCTTTTACGCTCTATAAACCGCATTCACGATCTCTATCCTGGCAACAAATATGAAGGCGAGATTAAATTTGATGGCAAAAATATTTTAAGCCAAAAGACCGATCTAATAGATCTAAGGATAAAAATCGGTATGATATTTCAGCAGCCAACAGCATTCCCGATGAGCATAAAAGACAATGTCGAGTATGGGCTCAAACTTGCAGGGCTAAAAGATAAGAAAAAATTATCTCAAATAGTCGAACGCTCATTAAAAGGAGCAAATATATGGGATGAGGTCAAAGATAGGCTAGATGACGACGCAAATGGTCTAAGTGGCGGTCAAAGACAAAGGCTTTGTATCGCTAGAGCTATCGCGGTAAATCCTGAAATCTTGCTTTTTGATGAGCCAACAAGCGCGCTTGATCCGATTTCAACGATCGCAATCGAAGAGCTAATACACAGCTTAAAAGATCATTACACAGTCGTGATAGTCACTCATAATATGGCTCAAGCCACAAGAGTTAGCGACTATACAGCGTTTATGTATCTTGGGGATTTGATAGAATATGGTGAAACCAAACAGATATTTGAAGCCCCAAAAACCAAGCTTTTAAAAGAGTATGTAGGTGGAAAATTTGGTTAATTTACCGCCAAAAACAAAAGATGAGCTAGTAAGCAAGCTAAAAGAGTTGAAGCCTTTAGAGATTTGGCTATTTGGTAGCTACGCTAAAGGCGTGCCAACAAGTTCTAGCGATATGGATCTGTTTTTGGTCAAAAAAAAGATAAAAGATGGCTTCAGCGATGAGCTTATAAGGCTGAGGCATGAGCTTAATGAGTTTCAAAACAAATATGGAATCGAAATAGATCTTTTTGTCGATACCAAATCAAACATAAGGCAAAAAATAGCTTTGGGCGATGAGTTTTATAGCTCAGTTTTCAAAACAGCTCAAAAAATTTACACTAAAAAGGGCAAGCAATACATTTGGCTAAATAAAATGGGTAAATTTGATAATCTAATATCAAAAGTCGCAAGGTGGCTTGTTTTAGTAGAGAAAAATTATCCGATTTAACCTAGAAAAAAACAAATTTATGATAAAATTCCCGTTTTTACGAGGAAAAATATGATAAAAACAGTATTGCCACTTAGTTTTATAACTGCTTCAAGATTTTTTGGGCTTTTTATAGTTTTGCCTGTTCTTAGTTTGTACGCTCTAAATTTAAAAGGCGCAAACGAGCTTTTAGTCGGGTTTTTGGTCGGTGGATACGCTATTACGCAGATGATTTTGCAAGTGCCTTTTGGGGCTTTGAGCGATAAATTTGGTAGAAAAAACACAATGACTTTTGGGCTTGTGATTTTCATCATTGGCTCACTGGTTTGTGCCGAAGCGAGCGATATTTATACGATGATAATCGGACGCTTGATACAAGGAAGTGGCGCTGTGGGAGCGGTGGCGACTGCGATGATAAGTGACTTCACTCCTGAAGAAAAAAGAGGCCACGCAATGGCGATAATGGGAGGAATGATAGGAATTGCGTTTAGCATTTCTATGGTTTTAAGTCCTATTTTAAGCTCCAAATTTGGTCTAGCTAGCCTTTTTTATCTCTCAGCTTTGCTTTCTGTTTTTTGTATAATCTTGCTCTATACTGTAGTGCCAAAAGAGCCAAAATTTCATCATCACGATGCAAAAGTAGCGTTCAAAACTCTAATAATCCAAAAAAATCTTCTAATCATGAATATAACAAATTTAATGCAAAAAATGCTGATGAGTGCGGCATTTGTGGCGATTCCTTTGACTTTAGTCAAAACGCTTGGATACGCAAGCGATAAGCTGTGGATAGTTTACGCTGCGTCTATGGTTTTTGGATTTGTGGCGATGGGCTTGGCTGGATTTTTGGGTGATGGCAAGGGACAGAGCAAAAATCTACTTTTGGTTGGAGTTGTGCTTTTTATCATTGCTTACATGGGGTTTGCTTTTAGTGGTTCGGTGGTTTGGTTTATTGTTTTTGTGGTTGTGTTTTTTGTGGGATTTAATCTTCATGAGCCTATCATGCAAAGCTGCGCGTCTAAATTTGCTCTAAGCAGCCAAAAGGGTGCCGCACTTGGCGTGTTTAATGCTTTTGGATACGGGGGAAGCTTTCTTGGCGGCGTGCTTGGCGGATACTTTTTGCATAAATTTGATATAGGTATTTTGGCTCTTGCTTTTGGGATTTTATCTGTTTTGTGGTTTGTGCTTTTGTGGTTTTTGACAGACCCAAAAATATTTAAAAATCTATATCTAAAAACTGCAAATTTAGACGCTTTGGACGGTGTTTGTGGCATAGTCGAGAGATACAAAAATCAAAGCGGATTTGTAGTCAAATATAACTCAACTTTGATAGATGAAAATGAGATCAAAAGGCGTCTTGGGCTTTAGTCATTTCTAGTGCGTCGCATGAGTCTGGGTAGTAGTTTTTGATGATTTTTTGGGTTTTGAAGCCAAATTTTTCATACAAGCTTATGGCGTTTTGATTATCCGCTCTAACTTCTAGTCTAAGCCTTACAAAATCATCGCAAACCTTTTGTATAAGGGCTTTTCCTACGCCTTTGCCTCTTGCTTTGTTTGATACTGCTAAAGAGTAAATTCTAGGCACTTTAAATTTAATCAAAACCAAAATATAACCCCAAATTTGCTCATCGTAAACTGCTTTTATGAGATAGTTTTTTTGGATATGATACCTAAAATTTGCCTTTGAAAGTGGGAAATTAAACTCATCAAAAACGCTATTTTCAAGCTCGCAAAGCTCACTTATATCGCTCAAATTTGCTTGTTGTAAATTTAACATTTTTGGTAGATTGAGTATTTTATCTCTAAGTGATTTGGGCGGTAGCTCATCTTGACTTTTTTGAGATTTTCAAATCCCATATCATCGCCGACATTGATAAAATCGCAATTATATTCGTTTTTAAGAACCTTTGAAAACTCTCTAAATATAAACTGAGCCGATCCAAGCACCTTAAAATCAGTTTTTTCGATGATGACGCTTGCCACGCCGTCATTTATCTTTTCTCCGACGCTAAAGCCCTTTAATTCATCATCTATAAACAAAACTATACCTATCAAATTTAGCTTTTCATAGTGGTCTAGCATTCTTTTTATGGCTGCTTTTTCTTGATACATTCCTTCTAAAAACTCATCTACGTTTTGTTGTGGCATATATTTTATGCGTTCAGTAGCCCATTCGTTGGCTAAATTTATTATGCTTTGTCTGTGGATTTGTGGATCTAGGGTTTGGATTTGGAAGTTTGGATATGTGTTTTTAAATTTATTTATTTCTGTGCGTTTGGTGTGGTATGAGTTGCCTTTTAATTCAATCAAATCATCTGTTTTGTAGATGTAATCCACAAGCTGCTTCTCAAAAATATACTCCTCAAATGCATCAAAGATATCAGCTCCACTCTCAAGCTCGTTTGCGAACTTCTCAAGCATCACTCCAGCTACGTAATCGATCCTTGCGTAATGCGTTTTTGCGTTGTTTTCGTTCATTATGGCAAAGCATTTTTCTATAGCTCTTTTGAGATTTTCTATCTTACCAAGTGGCGGCAAGAGCATACTTAGTTCACTTCCAGCCATGGCAAAAAGGCAAAAGCTATCTTCTATAATAGCGTAAAATCCACTGGCGTTTTCAAGCCAGATGTAGTTTGCTCCAAATGTGTAATCGCTGATGTCTACTTCGACTTCTTTGCCAAGCTCGCATAGATATTTTTCCATGATTTCTTTGGATTTTATATCAAATTTATGAAACTCAACTCCATTTATGATAAATTGCATTTTAGCCTCAACCTTTAAATTTGGCTGGAATTATACTACTAAAATTTGCTTT from Campylobacter iguaniorum includes the following:
- a CDS encoding biotin synthase; amino-acid sequence: MNKVVMLCAICNVSSGNCAEDCAYCTQSAHVKADITKFKKKELEQILLEAKMARANHALGFCLVTSGRSLDDKKLDFICETAKMLQKETPELMLIACNGSASYESLKELKKAGVFSYNHNLETSREYFPKICSTHTWDERYETNLNAKKAGLELCCGGIYGLGESEADRVSFRSSLRELEPFTSPVNFFIPNPALKIKEPKLSVDEALKILNDTAKALPNTRIMVAGGREVVLGDRQYEILQNGASAIVVGDYLTTSGEVASKDIEALRQRGFEFASKCH
- a CDS encoding cation:proton antiporter, producing the protein MHQSATNELSILLVLAFIIFLSPYFSKVTKIPVAPVEIILGILFGYFGLLPDSNLFKIVAEVGFFYLMFLAGTEIDLKSFFKIDKSILKLILSYIALLYVIATILGAWIEPAFLVFIVVPLMSVGVLSTLFKEYGKDEPWLNLAMITGSVGEVFSIVILTLVGAYVEFGNSGEFYTSINYLILFIVLCVLGFKGLEVLFWWYPNLKVHLMPHSDKDEKDIRLSMALFFATVAVMIYLNLEIAFGAFIAGSFIATFFDHKKDLPHKLGSFGFGFLVPTFFVYIGSTVDLRYIFVPGVLDNALLMLVFMTLIRVLASFILIKKLGGYGSVLFGLSLSMPLTLLIATATIAYNAKNITQELYFAFILASLFEAIVSMVMIKIIFYFKNRLKSSS
- a CDS encoding citrate synthase; its protein translation is MSNTVTLTDNRNGKSYEFPILDGTKGPSVIDISSLYKDTGMFTFDRGYTSTAMCRSAITYIDGEKGELMHRGYDIAWLAKNKMYLDLVYLLFYKHLPSQDEFVSFKKDLKERSYLNEKMLKLFDCFPDKAHPMAVLQACVATMSAYYKRDMNFDDMHDYMELAKRLVAKIPTFIAFHYRHTRGFPTIYPDLDRGFTENFLYMLRAFPHNKVELRPIEAKAFDTVLMLHADHEQNASTTTVRTVGSTHAHPYSCISAGIGALWGHAHGGANEGVIRQLEMIGSVDRVDEFIKRAKDHNDPFRLMGFGHRVYKNFDPRAKVLKGLRDQLINEIGIDSNLIKVATRIEEIALNDEYFISRNLYPNVDFHSGLILKALGIPNEMFAAIFVMGRVPGWLSQWMELKAQDTIKIVRPRQLYVGPTCPPEA
- a CDS encoding 3'(2'),5'-bisphosphate nucleotidase CysQ family protein, which translates into the protein MNELLDLALLAAKAAGAAILKHYEKYEITYKSDHSPLTSADLAANEVIFKILEKSNIPVCSEEQILDFKFRDFNSKFWLIDPLDGTKEFIAKNGQFCVCIALIEFGRPVLGVIYAPCTDEIFYSVGEGKVYKNGEQISTKPNSKNIISGNSSYSKRNELIAAKFGLNIIKCGSAIKFCRLAEGGASVYARFCASCLWDTGAGEFLLEQSGGVMVSLNDFKPLNYAKSETKNDYFLALNSSQAPNLDEYLKFIKPLIKL
- the pstS gene encoding phosphate ABC transporter substrate-binding protein PstS, yielding MLKKIALFTATSILALNLSASDKIIGQGATFPLPVYKEWSKLYYQATKNQVTYNGGGSGKGISAITDRNGEFGGSDSPLKNAELQEKKLLQFPAIIGSVVLAYNLDGVKDGELKLSSDVVAGIFSGKITKWSDALIKKDNPNLSLPDADIVPVVRSDSSGTTFNFTSYLSKANEEWATKYGANKSINWGAKVTPAAGNPLVASTIKQIPNSIGYIEYAYKLSTRLNAATLQTKSGDWAEPTPENFARAAANSNFKISENFYDVLAYANGAKSYPIVAATFILVPSDKAENTKKVTKFFKWAFSDAKALDAAKKLGYEPLPKVTTDMIEEYWNKNGINPKN
- the pstC gene encoding phosphate ABC transporter permease subunit PstC, translating into MNRAKNKVAEIIFFNATRVSVTLVLVALLAIFVSLLYKAYPAFSEFGFGFITSSAWDTNKGEFGALSSIYGTVVSTFIAMLLATPVAIGIAIFLTQIAPHKIRNFFSINIELLAAIPSIVYGMWGFIYFVPLVRDVFGGTGFGLLTGGMVLAVMILPFIASVSRDAMATTPEILKESAYALGATRFDTIKDVVFPYAKSGIIGSVILALGRAFGETMAVAFLIGGISKLPESITDPATSIPVALATQFGEAMGNEIYESSLFYLALILFVISFASIAVAKFVFLRRRDTK
- the pstA gene encoding phosphate ABC transporter permease PstA; its protein translation is MNKQTLQKMARKRVMIDNLVKFVSITFTVFGLCFLFWIIATVIVKGMAGFSLSLFTDVSAFGGLGNAFLGQLQLVGVACIVGIPVGLLAGTYISEYGTNQKTLNFIRNISDIMMSTPSIVIGAFAYALLVRPFNSYSGWAGSFALAIMMIPVILKTTDDMLALVPKTLREASFALGATKFKCITSVVFRAAKNGLLTGVILSIARVAGETAPLLFTSSNSNFFSFDMSSAVPSLTVSIYDFSQLPDESLNAVAWAGALVLAVFVLGVNILGRFLIRK
- the pstB gene encoding phosphate ABC transporter ATP-binding protein PstB — its product is MSNLALDIKDFSFWYAKSQSPSLKNINLPIQKGKVTALIGPSGCGKSTLLRSINRIHDLYPGNKYEGEIKFDGKNILSQKTDLIDLRIKIGMIFQQPTAFPMSIKDNVEYGLKLAGLKDKKKLSQIVERSLKGANIWDEVKDRLDDDANGLSGGQRQRLCIARAIAVNPEILLFDEPTSALDPISTIAIEELIHSLKDHYTVVIVTHNMAQATRVSDYTAFMYLGDLIEYGETKQIFEAPKTKLLKEYVGGKFG
- a CDS encoding nucleotidyltransferase family protein; the protein is MENLVNLPPKTKDELVSKLKELKPLEIWLFGSYAKGVPTSSSDMDLFLVKKKIKDGFSDELIRLRHELNEFQNKYGIEIDLFVDTKSNIRQKIALGDEFYSSVFKTAQKIYTKKGKQYIWLNKMGKFDNLISKVARWLVLVEKNYPI
- a CDS encoding MFS transporter, translating into MIKTVLPLSFITASRFFGLFIVLPVLSLYALNLKGANELLVGFLVGGYAITQMILQVPFGALSDKFGRKNTMTFGLVIFIIGSLVCAEASDIYTMIIGRLIQGSGAVGAVATAMISDFTPEEKRGHAMAIMGGMIGIAFSISMVLSPILSSKFGLASLFYLSALLSVFCIILLYTVVPKEPKFHHHDAKVAFKTLIIQKNLLIMNITNLMQKMLMSAAFVAIPLTLVKTLGYASDKLWIVYAASMVFGFVAMGLAGFLGDGKGQSKNLLLVGVVLFIIAYMGFAFSGSVVWFIVFVVVFFVGFNLHEPIMQSCASKFALSSQKGAALGVFNAFGYGGSFLGGVLGGYFLHKFDIGILALAFGILSVLWFVLLWFLTDPKIFKNLYLKTANLDALDGVCGIVERYKNQSGFVVKYNSTLIDENEIKRRLGL
- the rimI gene encoding ribosomal protein S18-alanine N-acetyltransferase, with amino-acid sequence MLNLQQANLSDISELCELENSVFDEFNFPLSKANFRYHIQKNYLIKAVYDEQIWGYILVLIKFKVPRIYSLAVSNKARGKGVGKALIQKVCDDFVRLRLEVRADNQNAISLYEKFGFKTQKIIKNYYPDSCDALEMTKAQDAF